The Nocardioides campestrisoli genome includes a window with the following:
- a CDS encoding flagellar FliJ family protein, producing the protein MSTSTHDRGMRAVERVRSVRERDSRLGLQQATAERDRQQARLDALEQQLHDSSAWTSGETWSYLALRGSLLGLGESIARAEQEVAAAQRIAESAAAHWGQDRTRLAAVENLLARRAEARRTERARREARELDDISAQLWTRQQGAAR; encoded by the coding sequence ATGAGCACGAGCACGCACGACCGCGGCATGCGGGCGGTGGAGAGGGTGCGCTCGGTCCGTGAGCGCGACAGCCGGCTCGGGCTCCAGCAGGCGACCGCCGAGCGGGACCGTCAGCAGGCCCGGCTCGACGCCCTGGAGCAGCAGCTGCACGACAGCAGCGCGTGGACCTCCGGGGAGACCTGGTCCTACCTGGCTCTGCGCGGCTCGCTGCTCGGGCTGGGCGAGTCCATCGCCCGGGCCGAGCAGGAGGTCGCGGCGGCACAGCGGATCGCCGAGAGCGCGGCTGCCCACTGGGGCCAGGACCGCACCCGGCTCGCCGCGGTGGAGAACCTGCTGGCGCGCCGGGCCGAGGCCAGGCGCACCGAGCGCGCCCGGCGCGAGGCCCGCGAGCTCGACGACATCTCCGCCCAGCTGTGGACCAGGCAGCAGGGGGCAGCGCGATGA
- the fliE gene encoding flagellar hook-basal body complex protein FliE codes for MSISGIESVGFTPYVPPTVAPAGASSPTGGSSGASGVGGFGDLVLDGLDRLEGVQDRADKLAVQAATGDLAAMHDYTIAATEAAVTTQLTVAVRNKALEAFNEIMRMQV; via the coding sequence ATGAGCATCTCCGGCATCGAGAGCGTCGGGTTCACCCCGTACGTCCCGCCCACCGTCGCCCCGGCCGGGGCCTCCTCCCCCACCGGCGGCTCCTCGGGCGCCTCGGGCGTCGGCGGCTTCGGCGACCTGGTCCTGGACGGGCTGGACCGGCTCGAAGGGGTCCAGGACCGCGCCGACAAGCTGGCCGTCCAGGCCGCCACCGGTGACCTGGCCGCCATGCACGACTACACGATCGCCGCCACCGAGGCCGCGGTCACCACCCAGCTGACCGTCGCGGTGCGCAACAAGGCGCTCGAGGCGTTCAACGAGATCATGCGGATGCAGGTCTGA
- a CDS encoding transglycosylase SLT domain-containing protein, whose protein sequence is MTVADVTSRIAQIQSQLALLAPRSTGSTDFSASLGQALGDLVAGGSTAPSAQSAGASPVPSSASPGSVTGADVVGEARKYLGLPYVWGGTDPTKGLDCSGLVQLVYKNLGYDLPRVSFQQAASGRPVASMSEAQPGDLIAWDNSSRNNGVDHIAIYIGGGKMIEAPRTGLDVRIIDVPTTPDVIRRILPDAATGTSGADALGGAAPVAPLSGAMSPSTPFAGLFASAGARHGVAPALLAAVARQESGFDPSAVSPAGAQGLMQLMPATAQGLGVTDSFDPTQAVDGAAKLLRDLLDRFGRTDLALAAYNAGPGAVMRYDGIPPYAETQKYVSSIMTALGGAR, encoded by the coding sequence ATGACCGTCGCCGACGTCACCAGCCGGATCGCCCAGATCCAGTCCCAGCTGGCGCTGCTCGCCCCCCGCTCGACCGGCAGCACCGACTTCTCCGCCTCCCTGGGCCAGGCGCTCGGCGACCTGGTGGCCGGCGGCTCGACCGCGCCGAGCGCCCAGAGCGCCGGGGCCAGTCCGGTGCCGAGCAGCGCGTCCCCCGGCTCGGTGACCGGGGCGGACGTCGTCGGCGAGGCTCGCAAGTACCTCGGTCTGCCCTACGTGTGGGGCGGCACCGACCCGACCAAGGGCCTGGACTGCTCCGGCCTGGTGCAGCTGGTCTACAAGAACCTCGGCTACGACCTGCCGCGCGTCTCCTTCCAGCAGGCCGCCTCCGGCCGACCCGTGGCGAGCATGTCCGAGGCCCAGCCCGGCGACCTGATCGCCTGGGACAACTCGAGCCGCAACAACGGGGTCGACCACATCGCCATCTACATCGGCGGCGGGAAGATGATCGAGGCTCCGCGGACGGGCCTGGACGTGCGGATCATCGACGTGCCGACCACGCCCGACGTCATCCGCCGGATCCTGCCCGACGCCGCGACCGGCACGTCCGGGGCCGACGCGCTCGGCGGGGCCGCCCCGGTCGCGCCCCTGTCCGGCGCGATGTCTCCCAGCACGCCGTTCGCCGGGCTCTTCGCCAGTGCCGGCGCCCGGCACGGGGTCGCTCCCGCCCTGCTCGCCGCCGTGGCCCGCCAGGAGTCGGGGTTCGACCCCTCCGCGGTCAGCCCCGCCGGTGCGCAGGGACTCATGCAGCTGATGCCGGCCACGGCGCAGGGCCTCGGGGTCACCGACTCCTTCGACCCCACCCAGGCGGTGGACGGGGCCGCCAAGCTGCTCCGTGACCTGCTGGACCGGTTCGGTCGTACCGACCTCGCCCTGGCCGCCTACAACGCCGGGCCCGGCGCGGTGATGCGCTACGACGGCATCCCGCCGTACGCCGAGACCCAGAAGTACGTCTCCTCCATCATGACGGCGCTCGGAGGTGCTCGATGA
- a CDS encoding flagellar hook-length control protein FliK: MSTLAGLPGATTALLATPPTAPTGLPVPAENASPFLALLMAALPGQEPVPQAAPEAGSATAGETPAAPAIPETEDAEQPGATEEPEVVAQTPEVPQVSQTPVPEWALQSALGLLPSLPTGPVPAGTPGLTTETTLTVQTPETATAATTSPALLADGPTETPSPLGQTTAATTATGALATPAQPPVQTAVQTTEGAQPGALVLPAGMAAVAPTAAPDAPAPAAPASSAHVTSQVFGEVTSLVSRGNGTHRITLQLNPEALGEVRVTLTVRNGEVTVSFAAGDQARHALLEGAPELVRLLELTGASESRIQVRDPSAPEPLPASTGQQREDARSPGGDRGPTDHHAGTREGRNATDGTTRGPGVDPLPHDPVSRSRATGIDVTV, from the coding sequence ATGAGCACGCTGGCCGGTCTGCCGGGCGCCACCACCGCGCTGCTGGCGACCCCGCCCACCGCGCCCACGGGGCTCCCGGTGCCGGCGGAGAACGCCTCCCCGTTCCTGGCGCTGCTGATGGCTGCGCTCCCCGGCCAGGAGCCGGTCCCGCAGGCTGCCCCGGAGGCGGGCTCGGCCACCGCGGGCGAGACTCCGGCGGCTCCGGCGATCCCGGAGACCGAGGACGCCGAGCAGCCGGGCGCCACCGAGGAGCCCGAGGTCGTGGCCCAGACCCCCGAGGTCCCGCAGGTCTCCCAGACCCCCGTGCCGGAGTGGGCGCTCCAGTCGGCTCTCGGCCTGCTGCCGAGCCTGCCGACCGGGCCCGTGCCCGCCGGCACGCCCGGGCTGACCACCGAGACGACCCTCACCGTGCAGACCCCCGAGACGGCGACCGCCGCGACGACCTCCCCGGCGCTCCTCGCGGACGGCCCGACCGAGACCCCCTCGCCCCTCGGGCAGACCACCGCGGCCACCACGGCCACCGGGGCCCTCGCGACCCCGGCGCAGCCCCCCGTTCAGACCGCCGTCCAGACCACCGAGGGCGCCCAGCCCGGCGCGCTGGTGCTGCCGGCGGGAATGGCCGCAGTCGCCCCGACGGCCGCCCCGGACGCCCCCGCCCCCGCCGCTCCTGCGAGCAGCGCGCACGTGACCAGCCAGGTCTTCGGCGAGGTGACCAGCCTGGTCAGCCGCGGCAACGGCACCCACCGGATCACCCTCCAGCTCAACCCCGAGGCGCTCGGCGAGGTCCGGGTGACGTTGACCGTGCGCAACGGCGAGGTCACGGTCAGCTTCGCGGCCGGCGACCAGGCCCGGCACGCGCTGCTCGAGGGCGCACCCGAGCTGGTCCGGCTGCTGGAGCTGACGGGTGCGAGCGAGAGCCGCATCCAGGTCCGCGACCCGAGCGCGCCCGAGCCGCTGCCCGCCTCGACGGGCCAGCAGCGCGAGGACGCGCGATCCCCCGGCGGAGACCGGGGGCCCACAGACCACCACGCAGGGACGCGTGAGGGAAGAAACGCCACGGACGGCACCACCCGCGGACCAGGGGTCGACCCCCTGCCGCACGACCCGGTCAGCCGTTCCCGTGCCACGGGCATCGACGTGACCGTGTGA
- the fliF gene encoding flagellar basal-body MS-ring/collar protein FliF yields the protein MTQSLNRLKDTFASFSAGQKAVAVVGTLALLLAGFMVFRWAATPSYSPLFSNMSAEDASAVIDELEATGVPYEISNGGATVMVPQEQVHETRIALSGEGLPASNDGGYSLLDEQSLSTSQFQEQTSFKRAMEGELATTIEAIDGVRTAVVRLALPPKQVFAKEQDPATASVLVATDPGDTFAPEQVQAVVHLVASSIDGLAPEKVTVADSTGRLLSADDATSGTGAGTRAQAVEEYQDDLSAKIQRTLDTVIGPGNSTVALSANLDFDKSVSTSTTYQSDPAAKPLSRSRQRETYNGGAAGNAGAGGPVGPEGQMEQQPGNGEGAYNKETTTEDNAVNQVVETREAAPGGVESLHIGIALDANAPVKVSAGDVRDLIAAAIGEDLDRGDTIEVATLAFDRSAEEAAQQELEAAAAADAKAARNEMLRNGGLGALVALMLLLAWLKGRKRAKARAEATTYVVEQLRLDQATRAQQPVMETSAAMVALESAERNEADDLREELTALVERQPEDVAQLLRGWLVERP from the coding sequence ATGACGCAGAGCCTGAACCGGCTCAAGGACACCTTCGCCTCGTTCAGCGCCGGCCAGAAGGCCGTCGCCGTGGTGGGGACCCTGGCCCTGCTGCTGGCCGGGTTCATGGTCTTCCGCTGGGCGGCCACGCCCAGCTACAGCCCGCTGTTCTCCAACATGAGCGCCGAGGACGCCTCCGCGGTGATCGACGAGCTCGAGGCCACCGGCGTGCCCTACGAGATCAGCAACGGCGGCGCCACGGTGATGGTGCCCCAGGAGCAGGTGCACGAGACCCGGATCGCGCTCAGCGGGGAGGGCCTGCCCGCCAGCAACGACGGCGGCTACTCGCTGCTCGACGAGCAGAGCCTGTCCACCTCGCAGTTCCAGGAGCAGACCTCCTTCAAGCGCGCGATGGAGGGCGAGCTGGCCACCACCATCGAGGCGATCGACGGCGTGCGGACCGCCGTCGTCCGGCTCGCGCTGCCGCCCAAGCAGGTCTTCGCCAAGGAGCAGGACCCGGCCACCGCCTCGGTGCTGGTGGCCACCGACCCCGGCGACACGTTCGCGCCCGAGCAGGTGCAGGCCGTGGTCCACCTGGTCGCCTCCAGCATCGACGGCCTGGCCCCGGAGAAGGTCACCGTCGCCGACTCCACCGGTCGGCTGCTCTCGGCCGACGACGCCACCAGCGGCACCGGCGCAGGCACCCGCGCCCAGGCGGTCGAGGAGTACCAGGACGACCTGAGCGCCAAGATCCAGCGCACCCTGGACACCGTGATCGGCCCCGGCAACTCCACGGTGGCCCTGTCCGCCAACCTCGACTTCGACAAGTCGGTCAGCACCAGCACCACCTACCAGTCCGACCCCGCCGCGAAGCCGCTGTCGCGCTCGCGCCAGCGGGAGACCTACAACGGCGGCGCCGCGGGCAACGCCGGCGCCGGCGGCCCGGTCGGCCCCGAGGGCCAGATGGAGCAGCAGCCCGGCAACGGCGAGGGCGCCTACAACAAGGAGACGACCACCGAGGACAACGCGGTCAACCAGGTCGTGGAGACCCGCGAGGCCGCACCCGGAGGGGTCGAGTCGCTGCACATCGGCATCGCGCTGGACGCCAACGCGCCGGTCAAGGTCAGCGCCGGCGACGTGCGCGACCTGATCGCCGCCGCGATCGGCGAGGACCTGGACCGCGGGGACACCATCGAGGTCGCCACCCTGGCCTTCGACCGCAGCGCCGAGGAGGCCGCCCAGCAGGAGCTGGAGGCAGCCGCGGCGGCCGACGCCAAGGCGGCACGCAACGAGATGCTGCGCAACGGCGGTCTCGGTGCGCTGGTCGCGCTGATGCTGCTGCTGGCCTGGCTCAAGGGCCGCAAGCGGGCCAAGGCGCGTGCCGAGGCCACGACGTACGTCGTCGAGCAGCTGCGCCTGGACCAGGCCACCCGCGCCCAGCAGCCGGTGATGGAGACCAGCGCCGCGATGGTGGCGCTGGAGTCGGCCGAGCGCAACGAGGCCGACGACCTGCGGGAGGAGCTCACCGCCCTGGTCGAGCGTCAGCCCGAGGACGTCGCGCAGCTGCTGCGCGGCTGGCTGGTGGAGCGTCCCTGA
- a CDS encoding FliH/SctL family protein has protein sequence MSSSTEPRVTRLRPPELRRGEWTRLGPDSLLGDPVAEHTLSAVAEQARAAARAQGYTVGWAQGRREAAEEATVATQEQSERWARAERERALEHAAAVEALQSAAAQLHAAVSSTVERLEAQGTELAWALTEELVAREVSVASGADVVRRVLALTPTEPIASVHLAPGHLGHPAVADLVARGVRVVADEALEPADAVVQVGEQALDLRVSSAMARVREALA, from the coding sequence ATGAGTTCGTCGACTGAGCCCCGGGTCACCCGCCTGCGGCCCCCGGAGCTGCGCCGCGGCGAGTGGACGCGACTCGGACCGGACAGCCTCCTGGGCGACCCGGTCGCCGAGCACACGCTCTCCGCGGTCGCCGAGCAGGCCCGGGCCGCCGCCCGCGCCCAGGGCTACACCGTGGGCTGGGCCCAGGGTCGTCGTGAGGCGGCCGAGGAGGCCACGGTCGCCACCCAGGAGCAGTCCGAGCGGTGGGCCCGGGCCGAGCGCGAGCGCGCCCTGGAGCACGCTGCCGCCGTCGAGGCGCTGCAGTCCGCGGCAGCCCAGCTGCACGCCGCCGTCTCCTCGACCGTGGAGCGGCTGGAGGCCCAGGGCACCGAGCTGGCCTGGGCGCTCACCGAGGAGCTCGTCGCGCGGGAGGTCTCCGTGGCCAGCGGCGCCGACGTCGTACGCCGGGTGCTCGCCCTGACGCCGACCGAGCCGATCGCCTCGGTCCACCTCGCACCCGGGCACCTGGGGCACCCGGCCGTGGCCGACCTGGTCGCCCGCGGCGTGCGGGTCGTCGCCGACGAGGCGCTCGAGCCCGCGGACGCGGTGGTCCAGGTCGGCGAGCAGGCCCTGGACCTCCGGGTGAGCAGCGCGATGGCGCGGGTCCGCGAGGCCCTGGCATGA
- the fliG gene encoding flagellar motor switch protein FliG: protein MTTVATKGLRKTAVLLIQLGRERASEVLSHLSTEEVEQISSEIARLQYVSADESDQVMGEFRDLLTARAHIAKGGLDYARQLLEGSLGEERAAEVIERLQAAAVQMPFQFLLRADPAQLRSFIADEHPQVIALVLAHMTADKASLVLSGLPPEQQAQVAHRIAVMDRTSPEIVHVVETTLERKLSSMLQPAEMSRVGGLDPLVNIINRSDRSTERQIVEGLEALDTALADEVKSKMFMFEDIVMLDDRSVQQVLREVNGSDLALALKGIDEGPVRAKITGNLSERAAENLLEEVELLGPVRLTQVEEARQGIIRTIRKLEESGQIMVRRGSDDEFVD from the coding sequence ATGACCACCGTCGCCACCAAGGGCCTGCGCAAGACCGCCGTGCTGCTGATCCAGCTCGGCCGGGAGCGCGCCAGCGAGGTGCTCAGCCACCTGTCCACCGAGGAGGTGGAGCAGATCTCCTCCGAGATCGCCCGCCTGCAGTACGTCTCCGCCGACGAGTCCGACCAGGTGATGGGCGAGTTCCGCGACCTGTTGACCGCCCGCGCGCACATCGCCAAGGGCGGTCTGGACTACGCGCGCCAGCTGCTCGAGGGGTCGCTGGGCGAGGAGCGCGCCGCCGAGGTGATCGAGCGGCTGCAGGCCGCCGCGGTGCAGATGCCGTTCCAGTTCCTGCTCCGCGCCGACCCGGCCCAGCTGCGCTCCTTCATCGCCGACGAGCACCCGCAGGTGATCGCGCTGGTGCTGGCCCACATGACCGCGGACAAGGCCTCGCTCGTGCTCTCCGGGCTCCCGCCGGAGCAGCAGGCGCAGGTCGCTCACCGGATCGCGGTGATGGACCGGACCTCGCCGGAGATCGTGCACGTCGTGGAGACCACCCTGGAGCGCAAGCTCTCCTCGATGCTCCAGCCGGCCGAGATGTCCCGGGTCGGCGGGCTGGACCCGCTGGTCAACATCATCAACCGCTCCGACCGGTCGACCGAGCGGCAGATCGTCGAGGGGCTCGAGGCGCTCGACACCGCGCTGGCCGACGAGGTCAAGAGCAAGATGTTCATGTTCGAGGACATCGTGATGCTCGACGACCGCTCGGTGCAGCAGGTGCTGCGCGAGGTCAACGGCTCCGACCTCGCCCTGGCCCTCAAGGGCATCGACGAGGGCCCCGTCCGAGCCAAGATCACCGGCAACCTCTCCGAGCGCGCCGCCGAGAACCTGCTCGAGGAGGTCGAGCTGCTCGGACCGGTCCGCCTCACCCAGGTGGAGGAGGCCCGCCAGGGCATCATCCGCACCATCCGCAAGCTCGAGGAGTCCGGCCAGATCATGGTGCGGCGAGGGAGCGACGATGAGTTCGTCGACTGA
- a CDS encoding motility protein A produces MDPATLIGIGLAFAIIIISNVLEGGNPASMILLPPMLLVFGATLAICFAGGTVADGKNAIGSLKRAFTGKAASSADLVPVVVQLAERARRDGLLALEESLREIDDPFLVKGVTLAIDGTDPDEVREILEAEVYAKKSQDKHGAKFFADAGAYAPTIGIVGTVMGLVHVLENLAQPEELGHLIAAAFLATLWGVCSANAIWLPIAARLKRLSELECNRMEVAIEGVAAIQAGANPRVIAQKLTSLLPASEAAAQNKAA; encoded by the coding sequence ATGGATCCGGCAACCCTGATCGGCATCGGCCTGGCCTTCGCGATCATCATCATCTCCAACGTGCTGGAGGGCGGGAACCCCGCCTCGATGATCCTGCTGCCCCCGATGCTGCTGGTCTTCGGCGCCACCCTGGCGATCTGCTTCGCCGGCGGCACGGTGGCCGACGGGAAGAACGCGATCGGCTCGCTGAAGCGCGCCTTCACCGGCAAGGCGGCCTCCTCGGCCGACCTGGTGCCGGTGGTGGTGCAGCTGGCCGAGCGGGCCCGCCGCGACGGGCTGCTGGCCCTGGAGGAGTCGCTGCGCGAGATCGACGACCCGTTCCTGGTCAAGGGCGTCACCCTGGCGATCGACGGCACGGACCCCGACGAGGTGCGGGAGATCCTGGAGGCGGAGGTCTACGCCAAGAAGTCCCAGGACAAGCACGGCGCCAAGTTCTTCGCCGACGCCGGGGCCTACGCCCCCACGATCGGCATCGTCGGCACCGTGATGGGCCTGGTGCACGTGCTGGAGAACCTGGCCCAGCCCGAGGAGCTCGGCCACCTGATCGCCGCCGCGTTCCTGGCCACCCTGTGGGGGGTCTGCTCGGCCAACGCGATCTGGCTGCCGATCGCCGCCCGGCTCAAGCGCCTCAGCGAGCTGGAGTGCAACCGGATGGAGGTCGCGATCGAGGGGGTCGCGGCGATCCAGGCCGGGGCCAACCCGCGGGTGATCGCCCAGAAGCTGACCTCGCTGCTGCCGGCCTCCGAGGCCGCCGCCCAGAACAAGGCCGCCTGA
- a CDS encoding FliI/YscN family ATPase, protein MSVLTSARAEAALAALAPARLGRVSEILGLHLLVGGLAAAVGDLVEVESTTGVPVLAEVAASGSAGLVCLPLGPTTGLRAGALVQHTGGPLRIRVGDELRGRVLDGLGRPLDDGPSLDHLPLVSVDHPTPPALSRPRITEQLGLGVRALDSLTPCGRGQRIGIMAGSGVGKSSLLSMIARGTDAEVCVLALVGERGREVREFLENDLGPEGLARSVVVVATSDAPPVERLRAAFVATRIAESFRDEGRDVVLMMDSLTRVAMAQREIGLSAGEPPATRGYPPSVFALLPRLLERAGTAATGSITGLYTVLVEGDDMQDPVGDTARSILDGHVVLSRRLATSGHFPSIDVLESISRVTGAVTTPEQRADATRLRRMLAAHRDVRELVEIGAYVRGADADADAALTLMPQIEDFLRQSMDDSTPTVATWARLHELVAR, encoded by the coding sequence ATGAGCGTCCTGACCTCCGCCCGGGCCGAGGCTGCCCTGGCCGCCCTCGCCCCGGCCCGGCTCGGCCGGGTGAGCGAGATCCTGGGCCTGCACCTGCTGGTCGGCGGCCTCGCCGCCGCCGTGGGCGACCTGGTCGAGGTCGAGTCGACCACCGGCGTGCCGGTGCTCGCCGAGGTCGCCGCCTCCGGCTCCGCCGGCCTGGTCTGCCTGCCGCTGGGACCCACCACCGGGCTGCGCGCCGGGGCGCTGGTCCAGCACACCGGCGGCCCGTTGCGGATCCGGGTGGGCGACGAGCTGCGCGGCCGCGTCCTGGACGGCCTCGGCCGTCCGCTCGACGACGGTCCGTCGCTGGACCACCTGCCCCTGGTCAGCGTCGACCACCCGACGCCCCCCGCGCTCTCCCGGCCCCGGATCACCGAGCAGCTCGGCCTGGGCGTGCGCGCCCTCGACTCGCTCACCCCCTGCGGCCGCGGCCAGCGCATCGGGATCATGGCGGGCTCCGGGGTCGGCAAGTCGAGCCTGCTGTCGATGATCGCCCGCGGCACCGACGCCGAGGTCTGCGTGCTCGCGCTGGTCGGCGAGCGGGGCCGCGAGGTCCGGGAGTTCCTGGAGAACGACCTGGGCCCCGAGGGCCTGGCCCGTTCCGTGGTGGTCGTGGCCACCTCCGACGCCCCGCCCGTCGAGCGGCTGCGGGCGGCGTTCGTCGCCACCCGGATCGCGGAGTCCTTCCGCGACGAGGGCCGCGACGTCGTCCTGATGATGGACAGCCTGACCCGCGTCGCCATGGCCCAGCGCGAGATCGGCCTGAGCGCCGGCGAGCCGCCCGCCACCCGCGGCTACCCGCCGAGCGTCTTCGCCCTGCTCCCCCGCCTGCTCGAGCGGGCCGGCACCGCCGCGACCGGCTCGATCACCGGCCTCTACACCGTGCTGGTCGAGGGCGACGACATGCAGGACCCGGTCGGCGACACCGCGCGCTCGATCCTGGACGGCCACGTCGTGCTCTCCCGCCGGCTGGCCACCTCGGGCCACTTCCCCAGCATCGACGTGCTCGAGTCGATCTCCCGGGTCACCGGGGCGGTCACCACGCCCGAGCAGCGGGCCGACGCCACCCGGCTCCGCCGGATGCTCGCGGCCCACCGCGACGTGCGCGAGCTGGTCGAGATCGGCGCCTACGTGCGTGGTGCGGACGCCGACGCCGATGCGGCGCTCACCCTGATGCCGCAGATCGAGGACTTCCTGCGCCAGTCGATGGACGACAGCACGCCGACCGTCGCCACCTGGGCGCGCCTGCACGAGCTGGTGGCCCGATGA
- a CDS encoding flagellar FlbD family protein, translating to MLTRLSGTMFVLNSDLIERIDATPDTVITLTDGTKYVVADSMAQVVSAIRGFRSEIVALSSMVPPDLEQLFPSPTSARLAPVSRLPGLEDRLEDRVEAGGVEARRVEIREP from the coding sequence ATGCTGACCCGACTCTCGGGGACGATGTTCGTCTTGAACTCGGACCTGATCGAGCGCATCGACGCCACCCCCGACACCGTGATCACGCTGACCGACGGCACCAAGTACGTCGTCGCCGACTCGATGGCGCAGGTCGTCTCCGCGATCCGCGGCTTCCGGTCGGAGATCGTCGCGCTCTCCTCGATGGTGCCGCCCGACCTGGAGCAGCTCTTCCCGAGCCCCACCTCCGCCCGGCTGGCACCGGTCTCCCGGCTCCCCGGACTCGAGGACCGACTCGAGGACCGGGTCGAGGCCGGCGGCGTCGAGGCCCGCCGCGTCGAGATCAGGGAGCCCTGA
- a CDS encoding flagellar hook assembly protein FlgD, with protein MSIQATEAVAPGMFGPAPASTSTQSAQNDKDMFLQLMVAQMRYQDPLNPADSGAFLAQSAQFTALEKMQAVADQTALLLSTQMAFGAAGLVGRHVSWTNPDGSAGSGPVSGVTFGAQGPVLDVDGTEVPLALVATVTDGASAPTP; from the coding sequence GTGTCGATCCAGGCAACGGAGGCCGTGGCACCGGGGATGTTCGGCCCGGCTCCGGCCAGCACGTCGACCCAGTCGGCGCAGAACGACAAGGACATGTTCCTGCAGCTGATGGTGGCGCAGATGCGCTACCAGGACCCGCTGAACCCGGCCGACTCCGGGGCGTTCCTCGCCCAGTCGGCGCAGTTCACGGCCCTGGAGAAGATGCAGGCCGTGGCCGACCAGACGGCGTTGCTGCTCTCGACCCAGATGGCGTTCGGCGCCGCCGGGCTCGTGGGTCGCCACGTCTCCTGGACCAACCCCGACGGCAGCGCCGGCAGCGGTCCCGTCAGCGGAGTCACCTTCGGCGCCCAGGGGCCCGTGCTCGACGTCGACGGCACCGAGGTGCCGCTCGCGCTCGTCGCCACGGTCACCGACGGCGCCTCCGCCCCCACCCCCTGA
- a CDS encoding flagellar hook protein FlgE, giving the protein MLRSLFSGISGLRVNQTMLDVTGNNIANANTTGFKSSTTVFQDTLSQVMNGAGAANPNNNGGTNPVQVGLGVQLAATVTNLGQGSEQTTGRATDLMLSGDGMFVVRKGNETLYTRAGAFSFDNAGTLVSPTGNRVQGYALDADGAATGPLIDVTRNTANAVPAVPAGVEMTSYSIGSDGKVTGLFSDGIQRGLAQIAIADFTNPQGLEKVGETSFRVTANSGEAEVGVAGQGGRGTVKGGSLEMSNVDLAAEFTNLILAQRGFQASSRVITTSDQVLEELVNIKR; this is encoded by the coding sequence ATGCTTCGTTCTCTCTTCTCCGGCATCTCCGGGCTGCGCGTCAACCAGACGATGCTCGACGTGACCGGCAACAACATCGCCAATGCCAACACCACCGGCTTCAAGTCCTCCACCACGGTCTTCCAGGACACCCTGAGCCAGGTGATGAACGGGGCCGGCGCGGCCAACCCCAACAACAACGGCGGCACCAACCCGGTGCAGGTCGGGCTCGGCGTCCAGCTCGCGGCCACCGTGACCAACCTCGGCCAGGGGTCGGAGCAGACCACCGGCCGGGCGACCGACCTGATGCTGTCGGGTGACGGCATGTTCGTGGTCCGCAAGGGCAACGAGACGCTCTACACCCGGGCCGGGGCGTTCTCCTTCGACAACGCCGGCACCCTGGTCTCCCCCACCGGTAACCGGGTGCAGGGCTACGCCCTGGACGCGGACGGCGCCGCCACCGGGCCCCTGATCGACGTCACCCGCAACACCGCCAACGCGGTGCCGGCCGTCCCGGCGGGCGTGGAGATGACCTCGTACTCGATCGGCAGCGACGGCAAGGTCACCGGACTGTTCTCCGACGGCATCCAGCGCGGCCTGGCCCAGATCGCGATCGCCGACTTCACCAACCCCCAAGGCCTGGAGAAGGTCGGGGAGACCAGCTTCCGGGTCACCGCGAACTCCGGCGAGGCCGAGGTCGGCGTCGCCGGCCAGGGCGGTCGCGGCACGGTCAAGGGCGGGTCGCTGGAGATGTCCAACGTCGACCTGGCCGCGGAGTTCACCAACCTGATCCTGGCCCAGCGCGGCTTCCAGGCCAGCTCGCGGGTGATCACCACCTCCGACCAGGTGCTCGAGGAGCTCGTCAACATCAAGCGCTGA